In the genome of Noviherbaspirillum sp. L7-7A, one region contains:
- a CDS encoding LysR family transcriptional regulator yields MNVTQRQMQAFLAIARLTSFTRAAERLHITQSGLSAMMRDLEEQLKCRLFDRTTRSVALTTEGLQLVPVASRIVAELESITDTINQISSRAQRTLRVGVTPIIAAFVMPAAITAFKRKYPDINVHIRDINREAIQNGVANGELDAGFGAFFKAQSGIERTPLAAFMLAYVSPLERKAKAHRHGTASGKTRWATLHDKPLLGLPSDNPVQELIEEQLRIIGRGDEDRPVYENFQTLLAMVEAGFGVTVLPSFIAPACQRYQVQMSLLTEPSVSLSFYEITKKGRLRPEALSALAASIRAEFESYATLSA; encoded by the coding sequence ATGAATGTGACGCAGCGGCAAATGCAGGCATTTCTCGCTATCGCGCGGCTGACCAGTTTCACGCGTGCCGCGGAGCGTCTGCATATCACCCAGTCGGGATTGAGCGCGATGATGCGCGACCTTGAAGAGCAATTGAAATGCCGCTTGTTCGACCGCACCACACGCTCCGTTGCCCTCACCACGGAAGGTCTGCAGCTGGTTCCTGTGGCGAGTCGCATCGTGGCTGAACTGGAGTCGATCACGGACACGATCAATCAGATATCAAGCCGCGCGCAGCGGACACTGAGAGTAGGGGTGACTCCCATCATTGCCGCTTTTGTCATGCCTGCCGCCATTACCGCTTTCAAACGAAAATACCCGGATATCAACGTGCACATCAGGGATATCAACCGCGAAGCAATACAGAATGGCGTGGCCAACGGCGAGCTCGACGCCGGGTTCGGGGCTTTTTTCAAGGCACAGTCGGGTATCGAGCGCACGCCGCTGGCTGCGTTCATGCTGGCCTACGTTTCACCCCTGGAAAGGAAGGCAAAAGCCCACAGGCACGGTACAGCGTCAGGAAAGACCAGATGGGCGACGCTGCATGACAAGCCATTGCTCGGACTGCCGTCCGACAACCCGGTTCAAGAACTGATAGAAGAGCAGTTGCGCATCATCGGTCGGGGCGACGAGGACAGGCCGGTGTACGAAAACTTTCAGACCCTGCTTGCAATGGTGGAAGCCGGATTTGGCGTAACGGTTCTGCCTTCCTTTATTGCGCCAGCGTGCCAGCGTTACCAGGTGCAGATGTCGCTTCTGACGGAACCGTCAGTGTCCTTGAGCTTCTACGAGATCACGAAAAAGGGCCGGTTACGGCCTGAAGCACTCTCTGCGTTGGCAGCCTCTATTCGCGCTGAATTCGAATCTTATGCAACGTTGAGTGCCTAG
- a CDS encoding tripartite tricarboxylate transporter substrate binding protein, with protein MSRFKKLFAVLALACAPAVALAQAYPTKPVRLVVPYSPGGGADNAARILATRLATTLGQTVVIDNRPGGSGMIGAQAVAQAEPDGYTVLYDASAFAVNPALRKMAFDPAKDLVPVSLAVTVPNIFVVPPNAPYSTVQEFVDYARKHPGKLTYASYGAGSAAHLIGELLKARAGIDLLHVPYKGGAPALTDLMGGQVDSYFANAASGMSYVKSGKLRALAVTSAKRMAAMPEVPTLAESGFKDFEVLEWNGFFVPKGTPNEVVARLAKEVQAAVKDPATRQKLQGLGLDPVGSTPEEFGRFVQAEMTRWAGLVKSNRITVD; from the coding sequence ATGTCCCGATTCAAGAAACTGTTCGCCGTGCTGGCCCTGGCCTGCGCGCCCGCCGTGGCGCTGGCCCAGGCTTATCCGACCAAGCCAGTGCGGCTGGTGGTGCCGTATTCGCCGGGCGGCGGCGCCGACAATGCCGCCCGCATCCTCGCCACCCGGCTGGCGACCACGCTGGGACAGACGGTGGTGATCGACAACCGGCCGGGGGGCAGCGGCATGATCGGCGCGCAGGCAGTGGCCCAAGCCGAGCCGGACGGCTACACCGTGCTGTACGACGCCTCGGCCTTCGCGGTCAATCCGGCGCTGCGCAAGATGGCGTTCGACCCGGCGAAGGACCTGGTGCCGGTATCGCTGGCGGTGACGGTGCCCAATATCTTCGTGGTGCCGCCGAACGCGCCTTACAGCACCGTGCAGGAATTCGTCGACTATGCGCGCAAGCATCCCGGCAAGCTAACCTATGCCTCCTACGGCGCCGGCAGCGCGGCCCACCTGATCGGCGAACTGCTCAAGGCCCGGGCCGGCATCGACTTGCTGCATGTGCCGTACAAGGGCGGCGCGCCGGCACTGACCGACTTGATGGGCGGCCAGGTCGATTCCTATTTCGCCAACGCCGCGTCCGGGATGAGCTATGTGAAGTCGGGCAAGCTGCGCGCGCTGGCGGTGACGTCCGCGAAGCGCATGGCCGCGATGCCGGAGGTGCCGACGCTGGCCGAAAGCGGTTTCAAGGATTTTGAAGTGCTGGAATGGAATGGCTTCTTCGTTCCCAAAGGGACGCCCAACGAGGTGGTGGCGCGGCTGGCAAAGGAAGTGCAGGCTGCAGTGAAAGACCCGGCCACCCGCCAGAAGTTGCAGGGACTGGGGCTGGACCCGGTGGGCAGCACGCCAGAGGAATTCGGCAGGTTCGTGCAGGCGGAGATGACGCGCTGGGCGGGGCTGGTGAAGAGCAACCGGATTACGGTGGATTGA
- a CDS encoding restriction endonuclease — protein sequence MPRTKKTSPAEDLLYLIALLPWWAGVGMAIVGYGVLHALAAPGAVPIAQPTQLGQYLGKMLGKTLAYYGQFIVPVICLAGAALSAWRRRQRRALVATVTQNPAAGVLDGLSWEEFERLVGEGFRLQGYRVIETGGSGPDGGVDLVLSKGSETYLVQCKQWKAYKVGVEVVRELYGVMAAKGAAGGFVVTSGQFTEPAREFARGRNLKLVDGQVLLRLLQPVQTARSGNSSAMRAPTIRAAADPYPGIPSCPACAKPMVRRTARRGSQAGNGFWGCARYPV from the coding sequence ATGCCACGCACGAAAAAAACCAGCCCTGCCGAAGACCTGCTCTATCTCATCGCCCTGCTGCCCTGGTGGGCTGGCGTGGGAATGGCCATCGTGGGTTATGGCGTCCTCCATGCGCTGGCGGCACCAGGGGCCGTCCCCATTGCACAGCCGACTCAGCTCGGCCAGTACCTAGGAAAGATGCTGGGGAAGACGCTGGCGTACTACGGGCAGTTCATCGTGCCGGTTATCTGCCTGGCCGGCGCCGCACTGTCGGCGTGGCGTCGCCGGCAGCGCCGCGCCTTGGTCGCCACGGTCACGCAGAACCCGGCGGCCGGCGTTTTGGACGGTTTGTCGTGGGAGGAATTCGAGCGGCTTGTCGGTGAAGGATTTCGGCTGCAGGGCTATAGGGTGATCGAAACCGGCGGCAGCGGGCCGGACGGCGGCGTGGACCTTGTGTTAAGCAAGGGTAGCGAGACCTACCTTGTCCAATGCAAGCAGTGGAAAGCGTACAAGGTCGGCGTCGAGGTAGTGCGCGAGCTGTACGGCGTCATGGCGGCAAAGGGCGCGGCAGGCGGATTCGTCGTCACATCAGGACAGTTTACGGAACCCGCCCGCGAATTTGCCCGGGGCCGGAACCTCAAGCTGGTGGATGGACAGGTGTTGCTGCGACTGCTTCAACCGGTGCAGACGGCACGCTCCGGAAACTCATCTGCGATGAGGGCGCCGACGATTCGTGCGGCGGCCGATCCGTACCCTGGTATTCCGTCTTGTCCAGCCTGTGCGAAGCCCATGGTGCGCCGGACAGCCAGGCGCGGTAGCCAGGCTGGGAATGGGTTTTGGGGATGTGCGCGATATCCGGTATGA
- a CDS encoding FAD-dependent monooxygenase translates to MKKTQRILIAGAGIGGLTAALSLLRRGYDVKVYEQAVELREVGAGLQLSPNGLRALYQLGLGDALGALASEPEGKEIRLWSTGQTWKLFDLGQTSVADYGYPYFTIYRPDLLKVLTDAVRAIKADAITLNAKCSGFKQTAEGVALKLGDGREVLGDMLIGADGVHSPIRGQLFGADNPSFSGCLAWRGVIPMERLPQHMRRTVGTNWIGPGAHVIHYPLHGGTLMNFVGIVERNDWQVESWTQKGSHDECHADFNGWHQDVHEMINHIDVPYKWALMARPPLTRWSVGRVTLMGDACHPTLPFLAQGAVMAIEDGYLLGRCIGQHEDNPALALARYEQARIERTTRIVLRSTENGKRFHNPALASPEGAAAYVDREWAEDKVRERYDWLFRYNVDEVAV, encoded by the coding sequence ATGAAAAAGACACAACGTATTCTTATTGCTGGCGCTGGCATTGGCGGGCTGACAGCGGCCTTGTCTTTGCTCAGGCGTGGATATGACGTAAAGGTCTATGAACAAGCCGTCGAACTGCGTGAGGTTGGTGCAGGCCTACAATTAAGCCCCAATGGCTTGCGTGCCTTGTACCAGCTCGGGCTGGGCGACGCACTTGGAGCGCTTGCGAGCGAACCGGAAGGCAAGGAGATACGCCTGTGGAGCACTGGCCAGACGTGGAAACTGTTCGACCTGGGCCAAACCTCCGTGGCGGATTACGGCTACCCCTACTTCACGATTTACCGCCCGGATCTGCTCAAAGTGCTCACCGATGCCGTTCGTGCAATCAAGGCCGATGCCATTACGTTGAACGCGAAGTGCAGCGGGTTTAAGCAGACGGCAGAAGGCGTGGCCCTGAAGCTGGGTGACGGACGAGAGGTGCTGGGCGACATGCTGATCGGTGCCGACGGCGTTCACTCCCCCATTCGCGGCCAGCTGTTCGGTGCCGACAACCCATCCTTCTCCGGCTGCCTCGCATGGCGTGGCGTCATTCCGATGGAGCGCCTGCCGCAACATATGCGCCGCACTGTCGGCACCAACTGGATTGGCCCCGGCGCTCATGTCATTCATTATCCACTGCATGGCGGTACGCTGATGAACTTTGTCGGCATTGTCGAACGTAATGATTGGCAGGTTGAATCTTGGACGCAGAAGGGCTCGCATGATGAGTGTCATGCGGACTTCAATGGATGGCATCAAGACGTGCATGAAATGATCAACCACATTGACGTCCCCTACAAATGGGCACTGATGGCGCGTCCACCGCTGACAAGGTGGTCTGTGGGCCGGGTCACCCTCATGGGCGACGCCTGCCATCCAACGCTGCCGTTTCTCGCACAGGGCGCGGTGATGGCGATTGAGGATGGCTATCTTCTTGGGCGCTGCATCGGGCAGCACGAGGACAATCCGGCGCTTGCCCTGGCAAGGTACGAGCAAGCCCGTATCGAGCGCACCACCAGAATCGTCTTGCGCTCAACGGAGAACGGCAAGCGCTTTCACAATCCCGCCCTGGCCTCGCCCGAGGGAGCGGCCGCTTATGTGGATCGCGAATGGGCGGAAGACAAGGTAAGGGAACGGTACGACTGGCTATTCCGTTACAACGTCGACGAGGTCGCGGTGTGA
- a CDS encoding M20/M25/M40 family metallo-hydrolase gives MHSSLRLLPLLLGISAAPLVLSADAVPSLAPGINTPMSQLARQPSVRQALDFIEKNEAKTVANTKAINAIPAPTFEEGKRAADFAARLKALGLEQVQIDEAGNVMGTLKGSGNGPTVMLAAHLDTVYPMATDLTLTEKDGRLYAPGIADNARSLAAILTIAEAMKAAKIQPEGDIIFCGNVGEEGLGDLKGVKHIFARNNEIRAFVGLEPTLGGDEGEPVTYLATGSRRYKISFKGPGGHSYEAFGLPSAIHALGRAVAHIDELRVPTDPKVTFNVGVIEGGQSVNTISGAASMLVDMRSEDKAALQTIEKQILAAVQQGADETNKRWNSNAIKVETTLIGDRPAGKMAVSSPIVQIALAASSVQGRKPALDIAHSTDANLPMSLGIPAITMSGGGASSGIHSAKNEWWAPVNAHAGPQNVLLTVLGLAGVSGIQPSLLNAKP, from the coding sequence ATGCATTCCAGCTTGCGCCTTCTCCCTCTTCTCCTCGGCATCTCGGCCGCGCCGCTTGTGCTGTCCGCCGATGCCGTTCCGTCTCTTGCACCAGGCATCAATACGCCGATGAGCCAGCTCGCCCGGCAGCCGTCGGTCAGGCAGGCGCTCGACTTCATCGAGAAGAACGAGGCGAAAACCGTGGCCAACACCAAGGCCATCAATGCCATTCCCGCGCCGACCTTTGAAGAGGGCAAGCGTGCCGCCGACTTCGCGGCGCGCCTGAAGGCGCTTGGGCTGGAGCAGGTGCAGATCGACGAAGCGGGCAACGTGATGGGAACCCTGAAAGGCAGCGGCAATGGCCCGACGGTCATGCTGGCCGCTCACCTGGATACGGTGTACCCAATGGCGACCGATCTCACCCTGACGGAAAAGGACGGGCGGTTGTACGCGCCTGGCATCGCAGACAACGCCCGGTCGCTGGCAGCCATTCTGACCATTGCCGAGGCGATGAAAGCGGCGAAGATTCAGCCGGAAGGCGACATCATCTTTTGCGGCAATGTTGGCGAGGAGGGACTGGGCGACCTGAAGGGCGTCAAGCATATCTTCGCAAGGAACAACGAGATCAGGGCCTTCGTCGGTCTGGAGCCGACGCTGGGCGGCGACGAGGGCGAGCCGGTCACTTATCTTGCAACCGGCAGCCGGCGTTACAAGATCAGCTTTAAGGGACCGGGCGGCCACAGCTATGAAGCCTTCGGCCTGCCCTCGGCGATCCATGCGCTGGGAAGGGCGGTGGCCCATATCGACGAGCTGCGCGTTCCCACCGACCCGAAGGTGACGTTCAATGTGGGCGTGATCGAAGGCGGTCAGTCGGTCAACACCATCTCAGGCGCAGCATCGATGCTGGTCGACATGCGTTCGGAAGACAAGGCAGCGCTGCAGACAATCGAAAAACAGATCCTGGCCGCCGTGCAGCAGGGCGCGGATGAGACCAACAAGCGCTGGAACAGCAACGCCATCAAGGTGGAAACCACGCTGATCGGGGACAGGCCGGCTGGCAAGATGGCGGTGTCGTCCCCCATCGTTCAGATCGCCCTGGCCGCATCATCGGTACAGGGCAGAAAGCCTGCGCTCGACATTGCCCACTCGACCGATGCCAACCTGCCGATGAGCCTGGGCATCCCGGCGATCACGATGAGCGGCGGCGGCGCGTCTTCCGGCATCCATTCGGCGAAGAATGAATGGTGGGCGCCGGTGAATGCGCATGCCGGGCCGCAGAACGTGCTGCTGACCGTCCTGGGCCTGGCCGGGGTCAGTGGCATTCAGCCTTCGCTGCTGAATGCAAAGCCGTGA
- a CDS encoding cyclase family protein — MTGKRWKHRPPGSNWGDFGPDDQLGRLNLIGQAQRLAAVREVREGLSFSLSLPLDVPRQAALNPRRRPPLLQPAQHNGAPYFSYALGQNIPGATDVISDDSVTLSPQYSTQWDALAHVCQLFDANGDGIAEPVGYNGFGIGAIAPGDDALAYTGAQALSVAPPARHGVQGRGVLIDLYRHVGTARHAVGYDELMRIIEGDGVTVRSGDILCLHTGLAELALNLRPVDDHQALRNACAVLDGTDAALLDWISASGIAAIAADNYAVEERRQALPDGHAGALLPLHEHCLFKLGLPLGEMWYLSELAGWLRQRGRHAFLLTAPPLHLPGAVGSPVNPVATV; from the coding sequence ATGACAGGTAAGCGCTGGAAACACAGGCCGCCAGGCTCGAACTGGGGCGACTTCGGGCCGGACGACCAGCTCGGCCGGCTCAACCTGATCGGCCAGGCGCAGCGGCTGGCGGCCGTGCGTGAAGTGCGGGAAGGATTGTCGTTCTCGCTCAGCCTGCCGCTGGACGTGCCGCGCCAGGCGGCGCTTAATCCGCGCCGTCGGCCGCCGCTGCTGCAGCCCGCCCAACACAATGGCGCGCCGTACTTCAGCTATGCGCTCGGCCAGAACATTCCCGGCGCCACCGACGTGATCAGTGACGACAGCGTGACCCTGTCGCCGCAATACTCCACGCAATGGGACGCGCTGGCCCACGTCTGCCAGCTGTTTGACGCTAACGGCGACGGCATTGCCGAGCCGGTGGGCTACAACGGCTTTGGCATCGGCGCCATCGCGCCCGGCGACGATGCCCTCGCCTACACCGGCGCGCAGGCGCTGTCGGTCGCGCCGCCGGCGCGTCATGGCGTGCAGGGCAGGGGCGTGCTGATCGACCTGTACCGGCATGTCGGCACGGCGCGCCATGCGGTGGGCTATGACGAACTGATGCGCATCATCGAAGGCGATGGCGTGACGGTGCGCAGCGGCGACATCCTGTGCCTGCATACCGGCCTGGCCGAGCTGGCCCTGAACCTGCGTCCGGTCGACGACCACCAGGCGCTGCGCAACGCATGCGCCGTGCTCGACGGCACCGACGCCGCCTTGCTGGACTGGATCAGCGCCTCCGGCATCGCCGCTATCGCCGCCGACAACTATGCGGTGGAAGAGCGTCGCCAGGCGCTGCCCGACGGCCACGCCGGCGCGTTGCTGCCGCTGCACGAGCACTGCCTGTTTAAGCTCGGCCTGCCGCTGGGCGAGATGTGGTACCTGTCCGAACTGGCCGGCTGGCTACGCCAGCGCGGCCGCCATGCCTTCCTGCTGACTGCGCCGCCGCTCCATCTTCCTGGCGCAGTCGGCTCGCCGGTGAACCCGGTTGCCACGGTCTGA
- a CDS encoding CsbD family protein, whose amino-acid sequence MNWDIVEGNWKQFKGKIKEEWGKLNDNHLDKIAGVRDQVAGRKQETSGLDRVEADKKVKADDRADKGDLH is encoded by the coding sequence ATGAACTGGGACATTGTTGAAGGGAATTGGAAGCAATTCAAGGGGAAAATCAAGGAAGAGTGGGGCAAGCTGAACGACAACCACCTGGACAAGATTGCAGGGGTACGAGATCAGGTAGCGGGAAGAAAACAAGAGACGAGCGGATTGGATCGAGTTGAAGCCGATAAAAAAGTCAAGGCAGATGACCGAGCAGATAAGGGCGATCTTCACTAA
- a CDS encoding cold shock and DUF1294 domain-containing protein — MTNKKNPRYQGRISAWKDDQGFGFITPNGGGPTVFVHVKSFSHQGVRPAGNEIVTYDLAVNEKGQPRAENVAYVHHRYAKQPSCRTGMNSQIAAVAFLGFITACRFTGKLPALILGLYIAMSILAFIAYANDKSAARNNRWRTKESTLHAIGLAGGWPGALIAQKVFRHKYKKQAFQQVFWFTVIANCSALAWLLSPFGFNSRQIFLGAL, encoded by the coding sequence ATGACCAATAAAAAAAATCCCCGGTATCAGGGAAGAATAAGCGCCTGGAAGGACGATCAGGGCTTTGGATTCATTACGCCAAACGGCGGCGGGCCGACCGTTTTTGTCCACGTAAAATCGTTTTCTCACCAAGGAGTTCGTCCTGCAGGTAATGAAATCGTTACGTATGACCTGGCTGTGAACGAAAAAGGACAACCTCGAGCCGAAAACGTCGCTTACGTCCACCATCGATATGCAAAGCAACCATCTTGTCGCACAGGCATGAATTCGCAGATTGCTGCCGTCGCTTTTCTGGGATTCATTACTGCTTGTCGTTTTACTGGTAAATTACCTGCTCTGATCCTCGGCCTATACATCGCAATGAGCATTTTGGCTTTTATCGCTTACGCCAATGACAAGTCCGCGGCCCGGAATAATCGGTGGAGGACCAAGGAAAGTACTTTGCATGCAATTGGTCTTGCCGGAGGCTGGCCGGGGGCTCTAATTGCCCAAAAAGTTTTCCGGCACAAGTATAAGAAGCAAGCTTTCCAACAGGTGTTTTGGTTTACTGTCATTGCCAATTGCAGTGCTCTTGCCTGGCTTCTTTCACCTTTCGGATTCAACTCACGACAAATCTTTCTTGGGGCACTATGA
- a CDS encoding FadR/GntR family transcriptional regulator: MNTVPLPVPPALSRKPRNLAQGVVAYIADGIRNGTVKPGDKLPTESEIMRLMGVSRTVVREAISHMQAAGMVETRHGIGTFVLQPAPTPSQTLGIDPSTVVTMRDVLAILELRISLETEAAGLAAHRRTAAQLQALRDALDRFQQEARTGGDTVAADMEFHLAIAQSSDNRYFHDILGQLGTNIIPRSRLNSAKLAQDDPMAYMERVIREHEDIFNAIGRQDPESARAAMRTHLSNSRERLRQAQERAVSN; the protein is encoded by the coding sequence ATGAATACCGTCCCTCTTCCCGTTCCCCCAGCCCTATCCCGCAAACCGCGCAACCTCGCCCAGGGCGTGGTTGCCTATATTGCCGACGGCATCCGCAATGGCACGGTCAAGCCGGGTGACAAGCTGCCCACCGAATCGGAAATCATGCGGCTGATGGGCGTAAGCCGTACCGTGGTGCGGGAAGCGATTTCCCATATGCAGGCAGCCGGCATGGTGGAGACGCGGCATGGCATCGGCACCTTCGTGCTGCAGCCAGCGCCGACACCGAGCCAGACACTGGGCATTGACCCCAGCACCGTGGTCACGATGCGCGACGTGCTGGCGATCCTAGAGTTGCGCATCAGCCTGGAAACCGAAGCGGCCGGGCTGGCGGCCCACCGCCGCACCGCGGCGCAATTGCAGGCGCTGCGAGACGCGCTTGATCGTTTCCAGCAAGAGGCACGCACCGGCGGCGACACCGTAGCGGCCGACATGGAATTTCACTTGGCCATTGCCCAGTCTTCGGATAACCGTTACTTCCATGACATCCTGGGCCAGCTCGGCACCAACATCATTCCGCGCTCGCGGCTTAATTCGGCCAAGCTGGCGCAGGACGATCCGATGGCCTACATGGAGCGGGTAATACGGGAGCATGAGGATATCTTCAACGCCATTGGCCGCCAGGACCCGGAGTCGGCGCGGGCGGCCATGCGCACCCATCTTTCCAACAGCCGGGAACGGCTGCGCCAGGCGCAGGAACGGGCGGTCTCGAACTGA
- a CDS encoding tripartite tricarboxylate transporter substrate binding protein — protein sequence MKFSQYLGIGALAVSIFNGGAHAAGYPERPVTIVVPFAPGGATDASARLLAQAFQKQSGATFVVENVAGAGTTIGAAKVARAAADGYTLLWGGLTSNAMAPHLYAKLSYDGITSFSPISLIATQPYVLLVNAKSPFAKIGDLTTKAQAEPGKLNFASPGEGSSPHLTTELFLNATRLSMQHVPYKGAAPAMSGLLAGDVDMMVDTPTAPLPMIKAGRLRALAVTSKQRLPELPEVPTVQESGLADFEAATWFGLFAPRGTPPEVIATLNRMATTALKEPAVLEQMKQAMFTPAPSTPEQLAEKVKSESAKWSRIIKEKNIRLE from the coding sequence ATGAAGTTCTCACAGTACCTAGGCATCGGTGCCCTCGCAGTGTCGATATTTAACGGCGGCGCCCACGCGGCCGGCTATCCCGAGCGCCCAGTAACGATTGTTGTGCCTTTTGCGCCAGGCGGTGCTACGGATGCAAGCGCTCGACTGCTGGCCCAAGCGTTCCAGAAGCAGTCAGGCGCCACCTTTGTTGTCGAAAACGTTGCAGGCGCCGGAACGACGATTGGAGCAGCGAAAGTGGCACGCGCTGCCGCAGATGGCTATACGCTGCTGTGGGGCGGGCTGACCTCCAATGCAATGGCGCCACACCTCTACGCTAAGCTGTCCTATGACGGCATCACGTCCTTCTCGCCAATTTCCCTAATCGCCACACAGCCGTATGTGCTGCTTGTGAATGCCAAATCACCCTTTGCCAAGATTGGGGATCTGACGACGAAAGCGCAGGCCGAGCCGGGCAAGCTCAATTTTGCCAGTCCCGGTGAAGGCAGCTCGCCGCACCTGACCACGGAACTCTTTCTCAACGCAACACGCCTCTCAATGCAGCATGTTCCCTACAAAGGTGCGGCGCCAGCGATGAGCGGCCTGCTGGCCGGCGACGTCGACATGATGGTCGATACGCCGACCGCGCCGCTGCCCATGATCAAGGCGGGACGCTTGCGTGCGCTTGCCGTGACGAGCAAGCAGCGCCTGCCGGAACTACCGGAAGTCCCCACTGTGCAGGAAAGCGGTTTGGCGGATTTCGAGGCGGCGACCTGGTTCGGCCTGTTCGCACCGCGCGGCACGCCGCCGGAGGTGATTGCCACGCTCAACCGCATGGCTACCACGGCGCTGAAGGAACCCGCTGTCTTGGAGCAGATGAAGCAGGCCATGTTTACGCCGGCACCTTCAACACCGGAACAATTGGCCGAGAAGGTCAAGTCGGAAAGTGCAAAGTGGAGCCGCATCATCAAGGAAAAGAACATCCGTCTCGAGTAG
- the kdgD gene encoding 5-dehydro-4-deoxyglucarate dehydratase: MITPQDLKQTLSSGLLSFPITDFDANGDFKAGTYIERLEWLAPYGATALFVAGGTGEFFSLTPDDYSRVVKTAVETCRGKVPILAGAGGPTRTAIAYAQEAERLGAHGILLMPHYLTEASQDGLVDHVEAVCKSVKFGVVVYNRNVCRLDAESLLKLADRCPNLIGFKDGVGEIESMVTIRRRLGDRFSYLGGLPTAEVYAAAYKAIGVPVYSSAVFNFIPRTAVEFYEAIRTDDYATTERLIDSFFLPYLAIRNRKAGYAVSIVKAGATLVGRGAGPVRPPLTDLTGEECEQLDALIKSLGSQ, translated from the coding sequence ATGATTACTCCACAAGACCTGAAACAAACCCTGTCGTCCGGCCTGCTGTCCTTCCCGATTACGGATTTCGATGCCAATGGCGACTTCAAGGCCGGCACCTATATCGAGCGCCTGGAATGGCTGGCGCCCTATGGCGCAACTGCGCTGTTCGTGGCTGGCGGCACTGGCGAATTCTTTTCGCTGACGCCAGACGATTATTCCCGGGTGGTCAAGACGGCGGTTGAAACCTGCCGCGGCAAGGTGCCCATCCTGGCAGGCGCCGGCGGCCCGACCCGTACCGCGATCGCCTATGCGCAGGAAGCCGAGCGCCTGGGCGCGCATGGCATCCTGCTGATGCCCCATTACCTGACCGAAGCCAGCCAAGACGGCCTGGTAGACCATGTCGAGGCAGTCTGCAAGTCGGTCAAATTTGGCGTGGTGGTGTACAACCGCAACGTCTGCCGTCTCGACGCGGAGTCGCTGCTGAAGTTGGCCGACCGCTGCCCCAACCTGATCGGCTTCAAGGACGGCGTCGGCGAGATCGAGTCCATGGTCACCATTCGGCGCCGCCTCGGCGACCGCTTCAGCTACCTCGGCGGCCTGCCCACCGCCGAAGTCTATGCCGCCGCTTACAAGGCGATCGGCGTACCGGTGTATTCCTCGGCCGTGTTCAACTTCATCCCGCGGACCGCGGTAGAATTCTATGAAGCGATCCGCACTGACGACTACGCCACCACCGAGCGCCTGATCGACAGTTTCTTCCTGCCCTACTTGGCAATCCGCAACCGCAAGGCCGGCTATGCGGTGAGCATCGTGAAGGCTGGGGCCACCCTAGTCGGCCGCGGCGCCGGCCCCGTGCGGCCGCCGCTGACCGACCTGACCGGCGAGGAATGCGAGCAGCTGGATGCGCTGATCAAATCGCTCGGTTCGCAGTAA